From a single Nitrogeniibacter mangrovi genomic region:
- a CDS encoding EthD family reductase: MIKVSVFYPNQTGARFDFDYYTQSHLPMVRDKLGEACKGVAAEKGLAGGAPDAPAPYVAIAHLYFESVEAFNDAFGPVANDILGDIPNYTDLAPQLQISEVLVNASRSETGALHSHG, from the coding sequence ATGATCAAGGTCAGCGTGTTCTACCCGAACCAGACGGGCGCGCGTTTCGATTTCGACTACTACACCCAGTCCCATCTGCCGATGGTGCGCGACAAGCTCGGCGAGGCCTGCAAGGGCGTGGCCGCCGAGAAGGGGCTGGCCGGTGGCGCGCCGGACGCGCCGGCACCGTACGTCGCCATCGCCCATCTGTACTTCGAGTCCGTCGAGGCCTTCAACGACGCCTTCGGGCCGGTCGCCAACGACATCCTCGGCGACATCCCCAACTACACCGATCTGGCACCGCAACTGCAGATCAGCGAAGTGCTGGTCAACGCCAGCCGCAGTGAGACCGGCGCACTGCACAGCCACGGCTGA
- a CDS encoding FKBP-type peptidyl-prolyl cis-trans isomerase, producing MKRTLLCALLLGAFTLNATAADPKLDTQDQKLGYAVGVQMGMSLKHEGIEPDLDALFLGIRDAMAGKEPRISQDEARKAMMAAREAADKKRGTEASKNEEAGKQFLAENAKKPGVKTTASGLQYKVIKAGTGKQPTLDDRVTTHYTGKLLDGTVFDSSRKRGAPATFPVRGVIAGWIEALQLMHEGDHWEIYVPANLAYGERGAGTTIGPNSTLIFDIELLKVESSN from the coding sequence ATGAAGCGAACCCTCCTGTGCGCCCTGCTGCTGGGCGCCTTCACCCTGAACGCCACGGCCGCCGACCCCAAGCTCGACACCCAGGACCAGAAGCTGGGCTACGCCGTCGGTGTGCAGATGGGCATGTCGCTCAAGCACGAAGGCATCGAGCCGGACCTGGACGCCCTGTTCCTGGGCATCCGCGACGCCATGGCGGGCAAGGAGCCACGCATCAGCCAGGACGAGGCGCGCAAGGCCATGATGGCCGCGCGTGAAGCCGCCGACAAGAAACGCGGCACCGAGGCGTCGAAGAACGAGGAAGCCGGCAAGCAGTTCCTCGCCGAGAACGCCAAGAAGCCCGGCGTGAAGACCACCGCCAGCGGCCTCCAGTACAAGGTCATCAAGGCCGGCACCGGCAAGCAGCCGACGCTGGACGACCGGGTCACCACCCACTACACCGGCAAGCTGCTCGACGGCACCGTGTTCGACAGCTCGCGCAAGCGCGGCGCGCCGGCCACCTTCCCGGTGCGCGGCGTGATCGCCGGCTGGATCGAGGCCCTGCAGCTGATGCACGAAGGCGACCACTGGGAGATCTACGTGCCCGCCAACCTCGCCTACGGCGAGCGCGGCGCCGGCACCACCATCGGCCCCAACAGCACGCTGATCTTCGACATCGAGCTGCTCAAGGTCGAATCGTCGAACTGA
- the acuR gene encoding acrylate utilization transcriptional regulator AcuR — translation MTTDTPVARRRGRPPKRIEAHVDTRDALVRAGLAVLTEKGFVATGIDEVLRQVGVPKGSFYHYFESKEAFGRAVIDAYADYFARKLDRAFDAATLTPLARLGAFVDDAAAGMARHGFRRGCLIGNLGQEMVNLPESFREQLQAVFRDWEARLAACLAAAREAGEIPPETDCTRMACSFWIGWEGAVLRAKLERSDAPLFLYADTFLAALRRRDHS, via the coding sequence ATGACGACCGACACCCCCGTCGCCCGCCGCCGCGGGCGCCCCCCAAAGCGCATCGAGGCGCACGTCGACACCCGGGACGCGCTGGTGCGTGCCGGCCTGGCGGTGCTCACCGAAAAGGGCTTCGTGGCCACCGGCATCGACGAGGTGCTGCGCCAGGTGGGCGTGCCCAAGGGCTCGTTCTACCATTACTTCGAGAGCAAGGAGGCCTTCGGCCGGGCCGTGATCGACGCCTATGCGGACTACTTCGCCCGCAAGCTCGACCGGGCGTTCGACGCCGCGACCCTGACGCCGCTGGCGCGCCTGGGCGCCTTCGTGGACGATGCCGCCGCCGGCATGGCGCGCCACGGGTTCCGCCGCGGCTGCCTGATCGGCAACCTGGGCCAGGAGATGGTCAACCTGCCCGAGTCGTTTCGTGAGCAGCTCCAGGCCGTGTTCCGCGACTGGGAGGCCCGTCTGGCCGCCTGCCTGGCGGCGGCCCGCGAGGCGGGCGAGATCCCGCCGGAGACCGACTGCACGCGCATGGCGTGCAGTTTCTGGATCGGTTGGGAGGGGGCGGTGCTGCGCGCCAAGCTCGAGCGCAGCGACGCGCCGCTCTTCCTGTATGCCGACACCTTTCTCGCGGCCCTGCGCCGCCGAGATCATTCATGA
- the acuI gene encoding acrylyl-CoA reductase (NADPH): MYKAIVIHKDEAGYRAGLETLDESALPEGDVTVKVDYSCLNYKDGLAITGKGPVVRRFPMVPGIDLAGSVVASEHPDFAVGDAVVLNGWGVGEVHPGGLAQLARLKGDWLIPLPAGITPRQAMAVGTAGYTAMLCVLGLEKAGVTPDQGEIVVTGAAGGVGSVAVAVLAKLGYTVVASTGRAEEADYLKGLGAAEIIDRKTLSEPGKPLARERWAGAVDTVGGHTLANVCASTKYLGTVTACGLAGGADLPATVMPFILRGVTLKGIDSVMAPRAARLEAWTRLGRDLDMAKLEMMVTEIGLEDAIDTAGRLIEGKVRGRTVVNVNP; this comes from the coding sequence ATGTACAAGGCCATCGTGATCCACAAGGACGAGGCCGGCTATCGCGCCGGCCTAGAAACCCTCGACGAATCGGCGCTGCCCGAAGGCGACGTGACCGTGAAGGTCGACTACTCCTGCCTGAACTACAAGGACGGTCTGGCCATCACCGGCAAGGGGCCGGTGGTGCGCCGGTTTCCGATGGTGCCGGGCATCGACCTGGCCGGCAGCGTGGTGGCCAGTGAGCACCCCGACTTCGCGGTGGGCGACGCGGTGGTGCTCAACGGCTGGGGGGTGGGTGAGGTCCATCCGGGTGGCTTGGCGCAGCTGGCGCGGCTCAAGGGCGACTGGCTGATCCCGCTGCCCGCCGGCATCACCCCGCGCCAGGCCATGGCGGTGGGCACCGCCGGCTATACCGCCATGTTGTGCGTGCTGGGGCTGGAGAAGGCCGGCGTGACGCCCGATCAGGGCGAGATCGTGGTGACCGGCGCGGCCGGCGGGGTGGGCAGCGTGGCGGTGGCGGTGCTGGCCAAGCTCGGCTACACCGTGGTCGCCTCCACCGGCCGTGCCGAGGAAGCGGACTACCTCAAGGGCCTGGGGGCCGCCGAGATCATCGACCGCAAGACCCTCTCCGAACCGGGCAAGCCGCTGGCGCGCGAGCGCTGGGCCGGCGCCGTGGACACGGTGGGCGGGCACACCCTGGCCAACGTGTGCGCCAGCACCAAATACCTGGGCACCGTGACCGCGTGCGGCCTGGCGGGCGGGGCCGACCTGCCGGCCACGGTGATGCCCTTCATCCTGCGCGGCGTCACCCTCAAGGGCATCGACAGCGTGATGGCGCCGCGCGCGGCGCGCCTGGAGGCCTGGACCCGACTCGGTCGCGACCTGGACATGGCCAAGCTGGAGATGATGGTCACCGAGATCGGCCTCGAGGACGCCATCGACACGGCCGGCCGCCTGATCGAGGGCAAGGTGCGCGGGCGCACCGTGGTGAACGTGAACCCGTAA
- a CDS encoding peroxidase-related enzyme (This protein belongs to a clade of uncharacterized proteins related to peroxidases such as the alkylhydroperoxidase AhpD.): MTKSISRFAVPDLNDVPADIRDRILAVQEKAGFIPNVFLMLAHRPAEFRAFFDYHDALMEKDVGLTKAEREMIVVATSGAGQCLYCVVAHGAVLRIRAKDPRIADQLATNYRKAPLTGRQRAMLDFAMKLSTRGGEIEDADVEALKAHGFDDDAIWDIGAITAFFSMSNRLVHLTGTPPNPEFHLMGRVPKGQ; encoded by the coding sequence ATGACCAAATCCATCAGCCGCTTCGCGGTGCCGGATCTGAACGACGTGCCCGCCGACATCCGCGATCGCATCCTCGCGGTGCAGGAGAAGGCCGGCTTCATCCCCAACGTGTTCCTGATGCTGGCGCACCGGCCGGCGGAATTCCGCGCCTTCTTCGACTACCACGACGCGCTCATGGAGAAGGACGTGGGGCTCACCAAGGCCGAACGCGAGATGATCGTGGTGGCCACCTCGGGCGCGGGCCAGTGCCTGTATTGCGTGGTGGCGCACGGCGCGGTGCTGCGCATCCGTGCGAAGGACCCGCGCATCGCCGACCAGCTCGCCACCAACTACCGCAAGGCCCCGCTGACCGGGCGCCAGCGCGCCATGCTCGACTTCGCCATGAAGCTGTCCACCCGCGGCGGCGAGATCGAGGATGCGGATGTGGAGGCCCTGAAGGCGCACGGTTTCGACGACGACGCCATCTGGGACATCGGCGCCATCACCGCCTTCTTCAGCATGAGCAACCGGCTGGTGCATCTGACCGGCACGCCGCCGAATCCGGAGTTTCATCTGATGGGGCGGGTGCCGAAGGGCCAGTGA
- a CDS encoding LysR substrate-binding domain-containing protein has product MDTSPAVADAMTDSPLFRRVPPMHALAAFEAAARLGGFAPAAEELCVTPSAVSHRIRQLEQQLAMQLFERTPTGVRLTTAGRLYLARVREAFVSLAHSRPDAHGPRVRLRISVPPTFARQLLMPRLPAFMRQHDGLDLEVHVANPVAVATDEPADVSIRWSTGNDLGGVVHRLFDERIGPLAAPDLVAELGLTSAAEVAAAPLLRTPLLPWTPWFQAAGLNLPEPERGAVFNDLGLVLEAAGAGLGVAMGSRRLAAAWLDSGRLVPITDILADSPHSYFVTCAHEAAARPEVAGFIDWLRAGFAE; this is encoded by the coding sequence ATGGACACCTCGCCCGCCGTCGCCGACGCCATGACCGACTCCCCCCTGTTTCGCCGCGTGCCCCCCATGCACGCGCTCGCCGCCTTCGAGGCCGCCGCGCGGCTGGGCGGCTTCGCGCCCGCGGCGGAGGAGTTGTGCGTCACCCCCAGCGCGGTGAGCCACCGCATCCGCCAGCTCGAGCAGCAGCTGGCGATGCAGCTGTTCGAGCGCACCCCCACCGGGGTCAGGCTCACCACCGCCGGGCGCCTGTACCTGGCGCGGGTGCGCGAGGCCTTCGTCTCGCTTGCCCATAGCCGTCCCGACGCGCACGGCCCGCGGGTGCGCCTGCGGATCTCGGTGCCGCCCACCTTCGCGCGCCAACTGCTGATGCCCCGGCTGCCGGCCTTCATGCGCCAGCACGACGGCCTCGACCTGGAGGTGCACGTGGCCAATCCGGTGGCCGTGGCCACCGACGAGCCGGCCGACGTGAGCATCCGCTGGAGCACCGGCAACGATCTGGGCGGTGTGGTGCACCGGCTGTTCGATGAGCGCATCGGCCCGCTCGCCGCGCCCGATCTGGTGGCCGAACTGGGGCTGACGAGCGCCGCCGAAGTGGCCGCCGCGCCCCTGCTGCGCACCCCGCTGCTGCCGTGGACCCCGTGGTTCCAGGCGGCGGGGCTGAACCTGCCCGAGCCCGAGCGCGGCGCCGTGTTCAACGATCTGGGCCTGGTGCTCGAAGCGGCCGGCGCCGGCCTCGGCGTGGCCATGGGCTCGCGCCGCCTGGCCGCGGCCTGGCTGGATTCGGGCCGCCTGGTGCCGATCACCGACATCCTCGCCGACTCGCCGCACAGCTACTTCGTCACCTGCGCCCATGAGGCGGCCGCGCGCCCCGAGGTGGCCGGATTCATCGACTGGCTGCGCGCCGGCTTCGCCGAATGA
- a CDS encoding acyl carrier protein phosphodiesterase, producing MNFLAHLWLAGPAVPMRLGAVAGDFVKGPLPAGLAPDIAAGAELHRAIDAFADRHPAFQASRARVSDARRRFAGVMVDMFYDHFLAAHWDAYHPDEPLPVFAMRQYALLNEHRHRLPEAARPVVARMSAHDWLTAYAEANTIELALDRIAARLRRPGAFVGSGEELHAHYAAFEADSARFLHEAMAFARATRARLEVS from the coding sequence ATGAACTTCCTCGCCCACCTGTGGCTCGCCGGGCCGGCGGTGCCCATGCGCCTGGGCGCCGTGGCCGGGGATTTCGTCAAGGGGCCGCTGCCCGCCGGCCTGGCGCCGGACATCGCCGCGGGCGCCGAACTGCACCGCGCCATCGACGCCTTTGCCGACCGGCATCCCGCCTTCCAGGCCTCGCGCGCGCGGGTGAGCGACGCGCGGCGGCGCTTCGCCGGCGTGATGGTGGACATGTTCTACGACCATTTCCTGGCCGCGCACTGGGACGCGTACCACCCCGACGAGCCCTTGCCGGTGTTCGCCATGCGCCAGTACGCGTTGCTCAACGAGCACCGGCATCGCCTGCCCGAAGCCGCCCGCCCGGTGGTGGCGCGCATGAGCGCGCACGACTGGCTCACGGCCTACGCCGAGGCGAACACCATCGAGCTCGCCCTCGACCGCATCGCCGCCCGCCTGCGCCGGCCGGGCGCCTTCGTCGGCAGCGGTGAGGAACTGCACGCCCACTACGCCGCCTTCGAGGCCGACAGCGCCCGGTTCCTGCACGAGGCGATGGCCTTCGCGCGCGCGACTCGGGCGCGGCTCGAGGTGTCGTAG
- a CDS encoding LutC/YkgG family protein, with protein sequence MSSRDSILGDIRQALGRGALDEATRRRLDERSAEPPRHVRPPVDDADRVARFIERFESRAGTTARLTSLAQVPGAVAVLAEKLGLPHTAVVGRALGELNWPEGWQIDHGAATSDATLGVSLAWRGVAETGAVMMCSGPDSPITHNFVPENHVVVVPVERIVRHYEDCWADLRSAGQGAPRAMNFISGPSRTADVEQTVELGAHGPRRMHVLIVG encoded by the coding sequence ATGAGCAGCCGCGACAGCATTCTCGGCGACATCCGCCAGGCCCTCGGCCGGGGCGCGCTGGACGAGGCCACCCGCCGCCGCCTCGACGAGCGCAGCGCCGAACCGCCCCGCCATGTGCGCCCGCCGGTGGACGACGCCGATCGGGTGGCGCGCTTCATCGAGCGCTTCGAATCGCGCGCCGGCACCACCGCACGCCTGACCAGCCTGGCGCAGGTGCCCGGCGCCGTCGCGGTGCTCGCCGAAAAGCTCGGCCTGCCCCACACCGCCGTGGTCGGCCGGGCCCTGGGCGAGCTGAACTGGCCCGAGGGCTGGCAGATCGACCACGGCGCGGCCACCAGCGACGCCACCCTCGGCGTGTCGCTGGCCTGGCGCGGCGTGGCCGAGACCGGCGCGGTGATGATGTGCTCCGGCCCCGACAGCCCCATCACCCACAACTTCGTGCCCGAAAACCATGTGGTGGTGGTGCCGGTGGAGCGCATCGTGCGCCACTACGAGGACTGCTGGGCCGACCTGCGAAGCGCCGGCCAGGGCGCGCCCCGGGCGATGAACTTCATCTCCGGCCCCTCGCGCACCGCCGACGTGGAGCAGACCGTGGAGCTCGGGGCGCATGGACCGCGGCGCATGCATGTGCTGATCGTGGGCTGA
- a CDS encoding LutB/LldF family L-lactate oxidation iron-sulfur protein yields the protein MQFRSPEFKGRAVHALHDAELQQALGKARGGFVGKRAQQVEAMPEFEALRDTARDIKNHVLEHLDHYLEKYEAAVTAAGGRVHWAADAEEARTIILDICRAAGAKRITKGKSMVSEEIGLNEALLEDGYEVVETDLGEYIIQLAEEPPSHIIAPAVHKTKRQVSDLFEQHHHLPRKETVPELVGEARQMLREKYFTAEVGITGGNFLVAETGSSVIVTNEGNGDLTQTLARVHIVTSGIERVIPTLDDVSVFLRILARSATGQDTECYTTYSTGPRRAGDIDGPEEYHVVLVDNGRSKMLGTRFQDMLRCIRCGACMNHCPVYGSIGGHAYGWVYPGPMGSVLTPLIKGMDGTYDLPNACTLNGRCGSVCPVRIPLPDLLRELRHKQWRKDMTPTRQKQALKLWRYVAERPRLYHFAERLGVRILASMADGKGKLRQLPLATGWTSARDLPAPTGRTFLELWHAKRGEQ from the coding sequence ATGCAGTTCCGCTCTCCCGAATTCAAGGGCCGCGCGGTCCACGCCCTCCACGACGCCGAGCTGCAACAGGCGCTCGGCAAGGCCCGAGGCGGCTTCGTGGGCAAGCGCGCCCAGCAGGTCGAGGCCATGCCCGAGTTCGAGGCCCTGCGCGACACCGCCCGCGACATCAAGAACCACGTGCTCGAGCACCTCGACCACTATCTGGAAAAGTACGAAGCCGCGGTGACCGCCGCCGGCGGCCGGGTGCACTGGGCCGCCGACGCCGAGGAAGCGCGCACCATCATCCTCGACATCTGCCGCGCGGCGGGTGCGAAGCGCATCACCAAGGGCAAGTCCATGGTCTCGGAGGAGATCGGGCTCAACGAGGCGCTGCTCGAAGACGGTTACGAGGTGGTCGAGACCGACCTGGGCGAATACATCATCCAGCTCGCCGAGGAGCCGCCCTCGCACATCATCGCGCCCGCGGTGCACAAGACCAAGCGGCAGGTCTCCGACCTGTTCGAGCAACACCATCACCTGCCGCGCAAGGAGACCGTGCCCGAGCTGGTCGGCGAGGCGCGCCAGATGCTGCGCGAGAAGTACTTCACCGCCGAGGTGGGCATCACCGGCGGCAACTTCCTGGTGGCCGAAACCGGCTCCTCGGTCATCGTCACCAACGAGGGCAACGGCGACCTCACCCAGACCCTCGCCCGGGTGCACATCGTCACCAGCGGCATCGAGCGGGTCATCCCCACGCTGGACGACGTGTCGGTGTTCCTGCGCATCCTCGCGCGCAGCGCCACCGGCCAGGACACCGAGTGCTACACCACCTACTCCACCGGCCCGCGCCGCGCGGGCGACATCGACGGCCCCGAGGAATACCACGTGGTGCTGGTGGACAACGGCCGCTCGAAGATGCTCGGCACCCGCTTCCAGGACATGCTGCGCTGCATCCGCTGCGGCGCCTGCATGAACCACTGCCCCGTCTACGGCTCCATCGGCGGCCATGCCTACGGCTGGGTCTATCCCGGCCCCATGGGCTCGGTGCTCACCCCGCTCATCAAGGGCATGGACGGCACCTACGACCTGCCCAACGCGTGCACCCTCAACGGCCGCTGCGGTTCGGTGTGCCCGGTGCGCATCCCGCTGCCCGACCTGCTGCGCGAACTGCGCCACAAGCAGTGGCGCAAGGACATGACGCCCACGCGCCAGAAACAGGCGCTCAAGCTGTGGCGCTACGTGGCCGAGCGGCCCCGGCTCTATCACTTCGCCGAACGCCTCGGCGTACGCATCCTCGCCTCCATGGCCGACGGCAAGGGCAAGCTGCGCCAGCTGCCGCTCGCCACCGGATGGACGAGCGCCCGCGACCTGCCCGCCCCCACGGGCCGCACCTTCCTCGAACTGTGGCACGCCAAGCGAGGTGAGCAATGA
- a CDS encoding (Fe-S)-binding protein, which yields MSQDAPGARPRVGLFATCLMNAMRPNIGFASAKLLEDAGCEVIVPPTQTCCGQPANNSGDADGARALARQVIAAFEGFDYVVGPSGSCMATIRHDYPELFADLADWRARAEALAAKSYELLSFLTDVMGVTEVDARYDGAVTYHDSCSGLRSLGIKGQPRQLLASVRGLELREMADTEVCCGFGGTFCVKYPEISEKLADDKLANATATEATTLLGGDLGCLLHLAGRIQRRGLPVKVYHTAEVLAGLADGPGLGEAPEGGR from the coding sequence ATGTCGCAAGACGCCCCCGGCGCACGACCCCGTGTCGGCCTGTTCGCCACCTGTCTGATGAACGCCATGCGGCCGAACATCGGCTTCGCCAGCGCCAAGCTGCTCGAAGACGCCGGCTGCGAAGTGATCGTGCCGCCCACCCAGACCTGCTGCGGCCAGCCGGCCAACAACAGCGGCGACGCCGACGGTGCCCGCGCCCTCGCCCGCCAGGTCATCGCCGCCTTCGAGGGCTTCGACTACGTGGTCGGCCCCTCGGGCTCGTGCATGGCCACCATCCGCCACGACTACCCCGAGCTGTTCGCCGACCTGGCCGACTGGCGCGCCCGCGCCGAGGCCCTGGCCGCCAAGTCGTATGAGCTGCTGTCCTTTCTCACCGACGTGATGGGCGTGACCGAAGTCGATGCGCGCTACGACGGCGCGGTCACCTACCACGATTCGTGCTCCGGCCTGCGCAGCCTCGGCATCAAGGGCCAGCCGCGCCAGCTGCTCGCCAGCGTGCGCGGGCTGGAGCTGCGCGAGATGGCCGACACCGAGGTGTGCTGCGGCTTCGGCGGCACCTTCTGCGTGAAGTACCCGGAGATCTCCGAAAAGCTCGCCGACGACAAGCTCGCCAATGCCACCGCCACCGAGGCCACCACCCTGCTCGGCGGCGACCTGGGCTGCCTGCTGCATCTGGCCGGCCGCATCCAGCGCCGCGGCCTGCCGGTGAAGGTCTATCACACCGCCGAAGTGCTCGCCGGACTGGCCGACGGGCCGGGCCTGGGCGAGGCGCCCGAAGGAGGCCGCTGA
- the ruvC gene encoding crossover junction endodeoxyribonuclease RuvC: MSSASRITATRILGLDPGLRVTGFGVIDTLGQQMRYVASGCIKTRDGELPGRLKTLLDGVREVIDTYQPDQVAVEKVFVNVNPQSTLLLGQARGAVICGAVSCDLPVLEYTALQVKQAVVGHGKAHKEQVQHMVQRLLSLSDTPQADAADALACAICHAHGGMGLGALATAGMRRRGGRLVG, translated from the coding sequence GTGAGCAGCGCCAGCCGGATCACCGCCACCCGCATCCTCGGCCTCGATCCGGGTCTGCGGGTGACCGGTTTCGGCGTCATCGACACCCTCGGCCAGCAGATGCGCTACGTGGCCAGCGGCTGCATCAAGACTCGCGACGGCGAGCTGCCCGGCCGCCTCAAGACCCTGCTCGACGGGGTGCGCGAGGTCATCGACACCTACCAGCCCGACCAGGTGGCGGTGGAGAAGGTGTTCGTGAACGTGAACCCGCAATCCACCCTGCTGCTCGGCCAGGCGCGCGGCGCGGTGATCTGCGGCGCGGTCTCCTGCGACCTGCCGGTGCTCGAATACACCGCCCTGCAGGTGAAGCAGGCCGTGGTCGGCCATGGCAAGGCGCACAAGGAGCAAGTCCAGCACATGGTGCAACGCCTGCTCTCGCTCTCCGACACCCCCCAGGCCGACGCCGCCGACGCGCTCGCCTGCGCCATCTGCCATGCCCACGGCGGCATGGGGCTGGGCGCCCTGGCCACCGCCGGCATGCGCCGGCGCGGCGGGCGGCTGGTGGGGTGA
- a CDS encoding DinB family protein, which translates to MERRAHVRLMADYNRWMNARLYAAAATLDEAAVHDDRGAFFGSVFGTLNHLMVADLLWLKRFATHPTGAMALAPIQHEPVPTALDQRLCDTLAELADRRARLDAVIADWADTLTESDLDVDLAYRNSKGVPATRNFFALLMHFFNHQTHHRGQVTTLLSQSGVDMGPTDLLLRIPDLGDEGHAA; encoded by the coding sequence ATGGAGCGCCGCGCCCATGTCCGCCTGATGGCCGACTACAACCGGTGGATGAACGCGCGCCTGTACGCGGCCGCCGCCACGCTCGACGAGGCGGCCGTGCACGACGACCGGGGCGCCTTCTTCGGCTCCGTGTTCGGCACCCTCAACCACCTCATGGTGGCCGATCTGCTCTGGCTCAAGCGCTTCGCCACGCACCCCACCGGCGCCATGGCCCTCGCCCCGATCCAGCACGAACCCGTGCCCACGGCGCTCGACCAGCGCCTGTGCGACACCCTGGCCGAGCTGGCCGACCGGCGCGCCCGCCTGGACGCGGTGATCGCCGACTGGGCCGACACCCTCACCGAATCGGATCTGGACGTGGACCTCGCCTACCGCAACAGCAAGGGGGTGCCGGCCACGCGCAACTTCTTCGCCCTGCTGATGCACTTCTTCAACCACCAGACCCACCATCGCGGCCAGGTCACCACCCTGCTGTCGCAATCCGGCGTGGACATGGGCCCGACCGACCTGCTGCTGCGCATCCCCGACCTGGGCGACGAGGGCCACGCCGCGTGA
- a CDS encoding heavy metal-binding domain-containing protein, which translates to MQLTTTPTFEGRPIQQYLGVVNGESIIGANIFKDMFAAVRNVVGGRAGAYERTLADAREIAMREMEEAAQQLGANAIVGIDVDYEVLGADNGMLMVCVSGTAVIV; encoded by the coding sequence ATGCAGCTGACCACCACCCCCACCTTCGAAGGCCGCCCGATCCAGCAGTACCTGGGCGTGGTCAATGGCGAATCCATCATCGGGGCCAACATCTTCAAGGACATGTTCGCCGCCGTGCGCAACGTGGTCGGCGGGCGCGCCGGCGCCTACGAGCGCACCCTGGCCGACGCCCGCGAGATCGCCATGCGCGAAATGGAGGAAGCGGCGCAGCAGCTGGGCGCCAACGCCATCGTCGGCATCGACGTGGACTACGAGGTGCTGGGCGCCGACAACGGCATGCTCATGGTGTGCGTGAGCGGCACCGCGGTGATCGTCTGA
- a CDS encoding DMT family transporter encodes MPTQRLYPLLFVLLWSTGFIGAKFGLPYAEPLTFLSTRYVLVIAIMTFVALVSRAPWPKSGRTVMHIGITGLLVHGVYLGGVFTAIKHGLPAGIASLVVGMQPLLTAVGAGWLLDERVTARQWLGLLMGFAGVALVVGGRARFGALDAGALVRMLWPALAALAGITAGTLYQKRYCPSFDLRTGAVIQFVPTLLATATVAHLTETMHITWDGHFVFALLWLVLVLSVGAISLLNLLIRAGSATHVASLFYLTPPVTALMAWGLFDERLSPMAMAGMGIAVTGVWLARRS; translated from the coding sequence ATGCCGACACAACGTCTCTACCCCCTGCTGTTCGTCCTGCTCTGGAGCACCGGTTTCATCGGGGCCAAGTTCGGCCTGCCCTATGCCGAGCCGCTCACCTTTCTGAGCACGCGCTATGTGCTCGTGATCGCCATCATGACCTTCGTCGCCCTGGTCAGCCGTGCCCCATGGCCGAAGAGCGGTCGCACGGTGATGCACATCGGCATCACCGGCCTGCTGGTCCACGGGGTGTATCTGGGCGGGGTGTTCACCGCGATCAAGCACGGCCTGCCGGCCGGCATCGCGAGCCTGGTGGTGGGCATGCAGCCGCTGCTCACGGCGGTGGGGGCCGGCTGGCTGCTGGACGAGCGCGTCACCGCTCGCCAGTGGCTCGGTCTGCTGATGGGTTTCGCCGGCGTGGCGCTGGTGGTGGGCGGCCGCGCCCGCTTCGGGGCGCTCGATGCCGGCGCGCTCGTCCGCATGCTGTGGCCGGCGCTGGCTGCCTTGGCGGGCATCACCGCCGGCACCCTGTACCAGAAGCGCTACTGCCCCAGCTTCGATCTGCGCACCGGCGCGGTGATCCAGTTCGTGCCCACGCTGCTGGCCACCGCCACGGTGGCGCACCTGACCGAGACCATGCACATCACCTGGGACGGCCACTTCGTGTTCGCCCTGCTGTGGCTGGTGCTGGTGCTGTCGGTCGGCGCCATCAGCCTGCTCAACCTGCTCATCCGCGCCGGCAGTGCCACCCATGTGGCGAGCCTGTTCTACCTGACGCCGCCGGTCACCGCGCTGATGGCCTGGGGCCTGTTCGACGAGCGCCTCTCGCCCATGGCCATGGCCGGCATGGGGATCGCGGTCACCGGGGTGTGGCTGGCGCGACGCTCCTGA
- a CDS encoding cupredoxin domain-containing protein translates to MKTLIAILALLPAIAVAADLEMTLTIKDHRFSPAELKVPAGKKVKLVVDNQDATAEEFESHELNREKVIPGNRKANIFIGPLQPGRYPFFGEFHEDSAQGVIIVE, encoded by the coding sequence ATGAAAACACTGATTGCCATCCTCGCCTTGCTCCCCGCCATCGCCGTCGCTGCCGACCTGGAGATGACCCTGACGATCAAGGATCATCGCTTTTCCCCGGCCGAGCTCAAGGTGCCGGCGGGCAAGAAGGTCAAGCTCGTCGTCGACAACCAGGATGCGACGGCCGAAGAGTTCGAAAGCCATGAACTCAATCGCGAAAAGGTGATCCCGGGGAACCGGAAGGCCAACATTTTCATCGGCCCGCTGCAACCGGGGCGTTATCCGTTCTTCGGGGAGTTCCACGAAGACAGCGCCCAGGGCGTGATCATCGTCGAGTAA